A window of the Arachis duranensis cultivar V14167 chromosome 5, aradu.V14167.gnm2.J7QH, whole genome shotgun sequence genome harbors these coding sequences:
- the LOC107491214 gene encoding calcium-dependent protein kinase 26, with protein MAIAKSNNNSSNEPSTSYKCYKVAGLTETILDTNHTANLKDRYVLGEQLGWGQFGVIRACSDKLTGELLACKSIAKDRLVTSEDLRSVKLEIEIMARLSGHPNVVDLKAVYEEEDFVHLVMELCAGGELFHRLEKHGQFSESEARVIFRHLMKVVLYCHENGVVHRDLKPENILLATRASSSPIKLADFGLATYIKAGQSLHGLVGSPFYIAPEVLAGSYNQAADVWSAGVILYILLSGMPPFWGKTKSRIFDAVKAAALRFPSDPWDHISQSAKDLIRGMLCTEPSRRLTAEEVLDHCWMESNQTDPEQLSEHKTGSCEEWDVGGGSFSASFMSRSQDISFGAGSPTCDAQSPTFTCRSSFSSFLVEPVTPCLVSGGFSFQSTKDSEGLEFSSPVQSMLSFSFISPGAVVEQKSCKLERSTNTATIDTLAGEASLGNLLLVSESPPCIVGLDVKESNRKPAEAKRAGGMNGQRVMGIHNKRNRTIGLGDCEQLDLVVTESIIRWSSCTQLPTSLRSSLVC; from the exons ATGGCTATTGCCAAGAGTAACAACAATAGCAGCAATGAGCCTTCTACTTCATACAAGTGTTACAAAGTAGCAGGCTTGACCGAAACCATATTAGACACAAATCATACTGCTAATTTGAAAGATCGATATGTTCTTGGGGAACAGTTAGGCTGGGGACAATTTGGTGTCATCAGAGCTTGCTCTGATAAGCTGACAGGAGAGCTTTTGGCTTGCAAATCAATTGCTAAGGATAGGTTGGTTACGTCAGAGGATCTGCGAAGCGTGAAGCTTGAGATCGAGATCATGGCTAGGTTGTCTGGGCACCCGAATGTCGTCGATCTCAAAGCTGTttatgaagaagaagattttgttCATTTGGTGATGGAGCTTTGTGCTGGAGGGGAGCTGTTCCACAGGTTAGAGAAGCACGGGCAGTTTTCTGAATCTGAAGCCAGGGTTATCTTTAGGCACCTTATGAAGGTGGTTTTGTATTGTCATGAAAATGGTGTTGTTCATAGAGATTTGAAGCCCGAGAATATTCTCCTTGCTACTAGAGCATCATCATCTCCAATCAAATTGGCCGATTTTGGGCTAGCAACCTACATCAAAGCTG GACAAAGTTTGCATGGGCTAGTTGGGAGTCCGTTCTATATCGCTCCTGAGGTATTGGCAGGTTCGTATAACCAGGCTGCTGATGTGTGGAGTGCAGGGGTTATTCTTTACATTCTATTAAGCGGGATGCCTCCGTTTTGGGGGAAGACCAAATCCCGGATATTTGATGCTGTTAAGGCGGCTGCCCTAAGGTTCCCTTCCGACCCTTGGGACCACATTTCTCAGTCAGCCAAGGATTTGATCAGGGGAATGCTCTGTACAGAACCTTCTCGTAGGCTTACCGCCGAGGAGGTTTTAG ATCATTGCTGGATGGAAAGCAATCAAACAGATCCTGAACAACTAAGTGAGCATAAAACcggaagttgtgaagaatgggATGTTGGTGGTGGCTCATTCTCTGCCTCTTTTATGTCCAGGAGTCAGGATATCAGCTTTGGTGCTGGTTCGCCTACTTGCGATGCTCAATCACCTACATTCACATGCAGATCATCATTTTCGTCGTTTCTCGTGGAACCAGTTACTCCTTGTTTGGTTTCTGGTGGGTTTTCATTTCAGAGCACCAAAGATTCCGAAGGCTTGGAATTTTCTTCTCCTGTTCAATCAATGCTCAGCTTTTCATTTATTAGTCCCGGTGCCGTTGTTGAGCAAAAGAGCTGTAAATTGGAGCGCTCAACTAACACAGCTACAATAGATACGCTTGCTGGAG AAGCAAGCTTGGGAAATTTGCTTCTTGTATCGGAGTCTCCCCCTTGCATCGTCGGCCTTGATGTTAAAGAATCGAACCGGAAGCCTGCAGAGGCTAAAAGGGCAGGTGGAATGAATGGACAACGGGTAATGGGAATCCACAACAAGAGAAACCGGACAATTGGACTTGGCGATTGCGAGCAACTAGATCTTGTTGTGACTGAGTCAATCATCCGCTGGTCGTCGTGCACACAACTCCCTACTTCTTTGAGATCATCACTTGTCTGCTAA
- the LOC107491217 gene encoding uncharacterized protein LOC107491217, with product MTQSIVQVDESSSAISKSEPSLLPMNSNTSTLPFPQFPVRHNHFSVVIKGNKTHIIVMSYEDHFQVIATQIGTMGTILHARKEGVSINPTFNVSVIFGKRDEPMLAACARQLIEKISLSGSSKPLVLSLGLKDHSKETLKGIISAVMDNGLW from the exons ATGACTCAATCCATTGTGCAAGTTGATGAATCAAGTAGTGCCATATCAAAATCAGAACCTTCACTCCTGCCAATGAATTCAAACACCAGCACTTTGCCTTTCCCACAGTTTCCTGTACGCCACAATCATTTCTCTGTTGTAATCAAG GGAAACAAAACACATATTATTGTTATGAGTTATGAAGATCATTTTCAG GTTATAGCCACTCAAATAGGAACCATGGGGACAATACTGCATGCCAG GAAGGAAGGTGTGTCGATTAATCCAACGTTCAATGTTTCTGTTATATTTGGCAAACGGGATGAG CCAATGTTGGCTGCGTGTGCCCGTCAACTGATTGAGAAGATAAG TCTCTCTGGCTCCTCTAAGCCACTGGTGCTCTCGCTTGGTCTTAAAGACCATTCTAAG GAAACACTTAAAGGCATCATTTCGGCTGTGATGGACAATGGCCTTTGGTGA
- the LOC107491216 gene encoding uncharacterized protein LOC107491216 isoform X2 — MNSLSAPIPCKFYTKEPNLRRGRSSSSIIFSSTSSTTSTTTIKPSKDESYTVSFKTQRACKLGISRYPDFEYDAQGGIGTGSVAKVATDNINELLVSFDLKTLYIPPLTNSTTKFLGLPLPPFLKIDIVPEAFQGTINQDSGKAKFLFSAGSIYKAPPLMVKTVLTSEESKGDMKNGRGKRLDEEGNCRLVGVAKVDPIDDFLMNSFLTLPTECLAELNAVISIFISS; from the exons ATGAACTCCTTAAGTGCACCAATTCCATGCAAATTTTACACTAAGGAACCAAATCttagaagaggaagaagcagcagcagcatTATATTTTCTTCTACATCCTCCACTACAAGCACAACCACCATTAAACCCTCAAAAGATGAGTCTTACACTGTTAGTTTCAAGACACAAAGGGCTTGCAAGCTTGGCATTTCAAGGTACCCTGATTTTGAATATGATGCACAAGGTGGAATTGGAACTGGTTCTGTTGCAAAGGTGGCCACAGATAACATTAATGAGCTTCTTGTTTCATTTGACCTTAAGACACTCTATATTCCACCACTAACTAATTCTACAACCAAGTTTCTGGGGTTGCCACTGCCCCCATTCTTAAAGATTGATATAGTCCCAGAAGCATTCCAAGGAACCATTAACCAAGACTCTGGCAAG GCCAAGTTCTTGTTTTCTGCTGGGAGTATCTACAAGGCTCCACCACTAATGGTGAAGACAGTGTTGACATCTGAAGAATCAAAGGGTGATATGAAAAATGGAAGAGGGAAGAGATTGGATGAAGAGGGGAATTGCAGGCTGGTTGGTGTGGCAAAAGTTGATCCAATAGATGATTTTCTCATGAATTCCTTTCTTACCCTTCCAACTGAGTGTCTTGCTGAACTCAATGCTGTGATCTCAATTTTTATCTCATCTTAA
- the LOC107491216 gene encoding uncharacterized protein LOC107491216 isoform X1, protein MNSLSAPIPCKFYTKEPNLRRGRSSSSIIFSSTSSTTSTTTIKPSKDESYTVSFKTQRACKLGISRYPDFEYDAQGGIGTGSVAKVATDNINELLVSFDLKTLYIPPLTNSTTKFLGLPLPPFLKIDIVPEAFQGTINQDSGKVDFEFKAKFLFSAGSIYKAPPLMVKTVLTSEESKGDMKNGRGKRLDEEGNCRLVGVAKVDPIDDFLMNSFLTLPTECLAELNAVISIFISS, encoded by the exons ATGAACTCCTTAAGTGCACCAATTCCATGCAAATTTTACACTAAGGAACCAAATCttagaagaggaagaagcagcagcagcatTATATTTTCTTCTACATCCTCCACTACAAGCACAACCACCATTAAACCCTCAAAAGATGAGTCTTACACTGTTAGTTTCAAGACACAAAGGGCTTGCAAGCTTGGCATTTCAAGGTACCCTGATTTTGAATATGATGCACAAGGTGGAATTGGAACTGGTTCTGTTGCAAAGGTGGCCACAGATAACATTAATGAGCTTCTTGTTTCATTTGACCTTAAGACACTCTATATTCCACCACTAACTAATTCTACAACCAAGTTTCTGGGGTTGCCACTGCCCCCATTCTTAAAGATTGATATAGTCCCAGAAGCATTCCAAGGAACCATTAACCAAGACTCTGGCAAG GTTGATTTTGAATTCAAGGCCAAGTTCTTGTTTTCTGCTGGGAGTATCTACAAGGCTCCACCACTAATGGTGAAGACAGTGTTGACATCTGAAGAATCAAAGGGTGATATGAAAAATGGAAGAGGGAAGAGATTGGATGAAGAGGGGAATTGCAGGCTGGTTGGTGTGGCAAAAGTTGATCCAATAGATGATTTTCTCATGAATTCCTTTCTTACCCTTCCAACTGAGTGTCTTGCTGAACTCAATGCTGTGATCTCAATTTTTATCTCATCTTAA
- the LOC107491215 gene encoding F-box/kelch-repeat protein At3g18720-like, protein MGDTDGWAHIDEDLLLEISTRFFSYDDYIQLGLVCKEWRLKLPKIPNANNVPWLLIPEETEKNSYEDEEIVQLPVAGQAILVTHGLKERRIYHVMLPNMQMQNYDIRGSSHGWLIMVSLSEGTVLLLNPFTNVEFGLPHISTFPNVIKYEPDNHGDEYTLLDFPDDESYTLDRDSTHKIQLWKVVINSPPDCNNHNLMAAAIYGPRNRLAFYKPNDMRWVEFPTRDTEFEDVIFFGVKIYAVNHAGQLYEFDTKTKSGRLEGGIHEVRPPSRVDRSTLTLKYLIGCANGSLLMLVRHFRIPLDRRDSECVETYKFDIYELKKNGKKMVKSL, encoded by the coding sequence ATGGGTGATACTGATGGATGGGCACACATTGATGAAGATTTGTTGCTAGAAATATCAACACGGTTTTTTTCATACGATGATTATATCCAACTTGGATTGGTTTGCAAAGAATGGAGGTTGAAACTTCCAAAGATTCCCAATGCCAACAATGTTCCGTGGCTGCTAATACCTGAAGAAACAGAGAAGAATTCTTATGAAGACGAGGAGATCGTGCAATTACCTGTTGCAGGTCAAGCAATTCTTGTTACTCACGGCCTTAAAGAGCGGAGAATCTACCATGTCATGCTGCCAAACATGCAGATGCAGAACTATGACATCCGTGGTTCTTCTCATGGATGGTTAATTATGGTATCCTTATCTGAAGGTACCGTGCTACTGTTAAATCCATTTACAAATGTTGAGTTTGGTCTTCCTCACATCTCAACTTTTCCTAATGTAATTAAGTACGAGCCTGATAATCATGGAGATGAATACACTCTGTTGGATTTTCCAGACGACGAAAGTTACACCTTAGATCGAGATTCGACTCATAAAATTCAACTTTGGAAGGTTGTTATAAATTCACCTCCTGACTGCAACAATCATAATTTGATGGCGGCTGCCATATATGGACCTCGTAACCGATTAGCTTTTTATAAGCCTAATGATATGAGATGGGTAGAATTTCCAACTAGAGATACCGAGTTTGAAGATGTTATATTTTTTGGAGTGAAGATATATGCAGTAAACCATGCTGGCCAGTTATATGAATTTGATACAAAGACAAAATCAGGGCGGCTTGAGGGAGGAATCCATGAAGTCAGACCTCCATCCCGAGTTGACAGAAGCACTTTAACGCTTAAATATCTGATTGGATGTGCCAATGGAAGTTTGTTAATGTTGGTAAGACATTTTCGCATTCCTTTGGATAGAAGAGACAGCGAATGTGTTGAAACTTACAAATTCGACATCTATGAActgaaaaaaaatggaaaaaaaatggtCAAGAGTTTATAA